A stretch of the Sulfolobus acidocaldarius SUSAZ genome encodes the following:
- a CDS encoding pyruvate synthase — protein sequence MLEIRFHGRGGQGVVTASHLLAEAAGYDNLYSSSFPIYGAERRGAEIEAYCRISDSQIRVTSPIQEPDYVVVLDGSLLHLSNNVYRGLKPSSVILANYASEIERDKKIITVNATKVASELGLIRSGWPMVNVIMLGSLIKLTRIPSIESLEKAIRDEFDDKLAEINIIGVRKMYELVEERRYNVVTT from the coding sequence TTGCTCGAAATAAGATTCCACGGTAGAGGTGGTCAAGGTGTCGTTACGGCTTCTCACCTACTGGCTGAAGCAGCGGGTTATGATAACTTATACTCTTCGTCATTCCCCATATACGGGGCTGAGAGAAGAGGAGCCGAAATAGAGGCATATTGTAGAATTTCTGATAGTCAAATCAGGGTTACGTCTCCAATACAGGAACCTGATTACGTTGTAGTTCTAGATGGTTCCCTCCTACATCTTTCAAACAATGTTTATAGGGGACTAAAGCCAAGCTCTGTAATTCTAGCTAACTACGCCTCTGAAATAGAGAGGGATAAGAAAATAATTACTGTAAACGCTACAAAGGTTGCCTCGGAACTAGGTTTAATTAGATCAGGTTGGCCTATGGTAAATGTGATAATGTTAGGTTCTTTGATCAAACTCACTAGAATCCCCAGTATTGAATCACTTGAAAAGGCAATTAGAGACGAATTTGATGATAAGTTGGCAGAGATCAACATCATAGGAGTAAGAAAGATGTATGAACTAGTAGAAGAGAGGAGATATAATGTCGTTACTACTTGA
- a CDS encoding ferredoxin — translation MMSLLLDYQYFPITKPGKGAGGKTGSWRVIKPVIDLSKCIGCKACFMFCPESTIVPKGGKVTVDYEYCKGCGVCSNVCPVKAISMVSET, via the coding sequence ATAATGTCGTTACTACTTGATTATCAATACTTTCCAATAACAAAGCCCGGTAAGGGAGCTGGAGGTAAGACAGGTTCCTGGAGAGTAATTAAGCCTGTTATAGATTTGAGTAAGTGTATAGGTTGCAAGGCTTGTTTCATGTTCTGTCCAGAATCCACCATAGTTCCCAAAGGAGGAAAAGTTACAGTTGATTATGAGTATTGTAAGGGATGTGGAGTTTGTTCGAATGTTTGCCCTGTAAAAGCAATAAGTATGGTGAGTGAAACATGA
- a CDS encoding pyruvate ferredoxin oxidoreductase, with translation MIRKIISGNEAVATAVKLARVGLTGIYPITPQTSIIEKLAEMKAQGEIQTEIVRVESEHSAMAATYGAALAGIRAFTATASQGLLYMHEMVWWVAGSRVPVVMVVGTRAVGAPWNIWNEHTDFTSERDSGWIMAFASNPQEALDLTIQAFRISEDERVFLPVMVGMDGFILSHTKTNVLIPDQEQIDDYLPPRRQPYVIDPEDPVEIGNMFPPEGYMKLRESIHLALKNSEDIIRQHGREYNKKVSPMIDYSTLNSSYRLEDADYAVVLMGAWAGDAMEAIDVLREKGIKIGMLRVRYLRPWSEKEIKENLEGKKGVLVVDRSTSFGRGGPLYIEVKSTIQDTEVKDIVTGLGGVTVGKNDMIYLFSKFVEGIKEDVTWYYPKEVGKLDIRTPRDIE, from the coding sequence ATGATCAGAAAAATTATTTCAGGAAACGAAGCAGTAGCCACTGCAGTAAAGTTAGCTAGAGTAGGTTTAACAGGAATTTACCCAATAACACCACAGACTTCGATAATAGAGAAATTGGCTGAAATGAAAGCCCAAGGAGAAATACAGACCGAGATAGTTAGAGTTGAGAGTGAACACTCTGCAATGGCTGCGACATATGGTGCTGCACTAGCTGGTATAAGGGCTTTTACAGCGACTGCGTCACAGGGACTTCTTTACATGCATGAAATGGTATGGTGGGTAGCCGGAAGTAGAGTTCCAGTTGTAATGGTTGTTGGGACTAGGGCAGTTGGAGCACCATGGAATATCTGGAACGAACATACTGACTTTACAAGTGAGAGGGACAGTGGTTGGATTATGGCATTTGCAAGTAACCCACAGGAAGCCTTAGACTTGACTATTCAGGCTTTCAGGATTTCTGAGGACGAGAGGGTATTCTTGCCTGTAATGGTGGGGATGGACGGGTTCATTCTATCACACACTAAAACTAACGTGCTAATACCTGACCAAGAGCAAATTGATGATTACTTACCACCTAGGAGGCAGCCATATGTAATTGATCCCGAGGATCCAGTGGAAATAGGAAATATGTTTCCTCCAGAGGGTTATATGAAATTGAGGGAGTCAATCCATCTTGCATTGAAGAATTCTGAAGATATAATCAGACAGCACGGTAGAGAATATAACAAGAAAGTTTCCCCTATGATTGATTATTCTACCCTTAATTCTAGCTATAGGTTAGAAGATGCTGACTATGCTGTAGTATTAATGGGAGCCTGGGCAGGAGATGCCATGGAGGCTATAGATGTTCTCAGGGAGAAGGGAATAAAAATAGGTATGTTGAGAGTGAGGTACTTGAGACCGTGGAGCGAAAAGGAGATTAAGGAGAATTTGGAAGGTAAGAAAGGAGTTCTGGTAGTTGACAGGAGTACTAGCTTTGGCAGAGGAGGACCATTGTACATAGAGGTTAAGTCTACTATTCAGGACACAGAAGTTAAAGATATAGTAACTGGATTGGGTGGAGTTACAGTTGGTAAGAATGACATGATATACTTGTTCTCAAAGTTTGTAGAGGGCATAAAAGAGGACGTAACCTGGTATTATCCAAAAGAGGTGGGAAAACTTGACATTAGGACTCCGAGAGATATTGAATAA
- a CDS encoding 2-ketoisovalerate ferredoxin oxidoreductase subunit beta (catalyzes the coenzyme A-dependent oxidation of 3-methyl-2-oxobutanoate coupled to the reduction of ferredoxin producing S-(2-methylpropanoyl)-CoA) — protein MTLGLREILNKHNSLISGTAACPGCPENMAMRMLGMGLGKDTVVVVVAGCSSIIQGNAPYNSFNLPVVNIAFAAGSAAASGLARAYKQKGKDVNVVVWAGDGGTADIGFASLSGAAERNEDIIYVCVDNEAYMNSGGQRSGSTPLGAITSTTPEGKKENKKNLPFLMVSHNAPYVATASVGYPHDYIQKLKRAKEIDGFRYIHVLTPDPYGWLFDPSRTAEIAKLAVQTCYWPLFEYYNGKITVSQECLHCLDKRTRRPIKDFLSVQGRFKRVKEEDITKLEKYIDDMWEKIKELM, from the coding sequence TTGACATTAGGACTCCGAGAGATATTGAATAAACATAATTCACTTATATCAGGTACAGCAGCCTGTCCTGGATGCCCAGAAAATATGGCAATGAGAATGTTGGGCATGGGACTTGGAAAGGACACAGTGGTTGTAGTTGTAGCAGGCTGCTCATCCATAATACAAGGTAATGCACCTTATAATTCCTTTAATTTACCTGTAGTAAACATAGCATTTGCAGCTGGTTCTGCAGCTGCATCAGGACTTGCTAGGGCATATAAACAAAAGGGTAAGGATGTGAATGTGGTAGTATGGGCTGGAGATGGAGGGACTGCAGATATAGGATTTGCATCATTAAGCGGTGCTGCAGAGAGAAATGAGGATATAATCTATGTCTGTGTGGACAATGAAGCCTATATGAACAGTGGAGGACAGAGAAGTGGTTCTACGCCATTAGGCGCAATAACTTCTACTACTCCAGAAGGCAAGAAAGAAAATAAAAAGAATCTTCCCTTCCTTATGGTATCTCACAATGCGCCTTATGTTGCTACTGCAAGTGTAGGGTATCCCCACGATTATATTCAGAAGTTAAAAAGAGCAAAGGAAATTGATGGCTTTAGGTACATACACGTGCTTACACCCGATCCATATGGATGGCTATTTGACCCATCAAGGACTGCTGAAATAGCTAAGTTGGCAGTGCAGACGTGCTATTGGCCATTATTTGAATACTACAATGGTAAAATAACAGTAAGCCAAGAGTGTCTTCACTGTTTGGACAAGAGGACGAGAAGACCAATTAAGGACTTTCTGTCTGTGCAGGGTAGATTTAAGAGAGTAAAGGAAGAGGATATAACCAAACTGGAGAAATACATAGATGATATGTGGGAAAAGATAAAGGAGCTAATGTAA
- a CDS encoding aldo/keto reductase, producing MADLKKFKHFTVSSMAFGTWRIGGGFWRASHTRDGEWIASIKRAIELGITTVDTAEMYGNGHAEELVGEAIKGFERDKLFIVSKVWPSHASYEKVLKSAKASSQRLGTYIDLYLLHTPSRTVPLCETIGAFEKLVDDGIIRFFGLSNFDSSGIPKAMSCCKKYEVVAVQNHFSLLSRKDWNEALLFARNNGLMYMAYTPLENGILTRNEFLKEIGKKYNKTASQVALNWYISVDNLVPIVKASTPVHVEENAQAMEWRLSREDWEAINNHFRTKGYLKEKVVSFFKSMRP from the coding sequence ATGGCTGACCTAAAGAAATTTAAACATTTTACCGTTTCGTCCATGGCTTTTGGTACATGGAGGATAGGGGGAGGTTTTTGGAGGGCAAGCCATACAAGAGACGGAGAGTGGATTGCATCGATAAAAAGGGCAATAGAGTTAGGGATAACTACAGTTGATACAGCTGAAATGTACGGTAATGGGCATGCTGAGGAACTGGTAGGAGAGGCTATAAAGGGTTTTGAGAGGGACAAGCTGTTTATAGTATCCAAGGTATGGCCTAGTCATGCAAGTTATGAAAAAGTGTTGAAATCTGCTAAGGCAAGTTCACAAAGGCTGGGTACATATATAGATTTATATCTTCTTCATACACCATCAAGGACAGTTCCCTTATGTGAAACTATAGGTGCTTTCGAGAAACTAGTGGACGACGGTATAATAAGATTTTTTGGTTTAAGTAATTTTGATTCCTCGGGTATCCCGAAGGCTATGTCTTGCTGTAAAAAGTATGAAGTTGTAGCAGTTCAGAACCATTTTAGCTTACTGAGTAGAAAGGATTGGAACGAAGCGTTATTATTCGCAAGGAACAATGGGTTAATGTATATGGCTTATACTCCATTAGAAAATGGGATACTAACAAGAAATGAGTTCCTCAAAGAAATAGGTAAGAAATATAACAAGACTGCATCGCAAGTTGCTCTAAACTGGTACATAAGTGTGGATAATCTAGTGCCTATCGTTAAGGCTTCTACTCCTGTTCACGTGGAGGAAAATGCGCAGGCTATGGAGTGGAGGCTTTCAAGGGAGGATTGGGAGGCAATAAATAATCATTTCAGGACTAAGGGGTACTTAAAGGAGAAAGTGGTAAGTTTCTTTAAATCCATGAGGCCTTAA
- a CDS encoding acetolactate synthase, with amino-acid sequence MAKSTAEILIDSISSQISDVFGIAGTHGLSLFEEIRKKTEKGELKYFMPRLEYGGAIMADYYARVKENVGVFISVNGPGFTNSLTGLAEAYSEGSPLVLISLNKEFKYRNDKQLHDMGYYDAQLELARQVTKASFRIYSASEAQSTIEKAFRIALEDKMGPVYVEVPVDVLEDSTDTELKNQSKIGRKLIYPTRDELREAVDFINSCSKPILLLGYGASRSNVLKYVEKLGIPVLVTVRGKGAIPEDHPLYAGNIFEMSEVPGDCLIAIGTSFNSLEMWNWTTKLPSKILHVDVDVSVFNNSVKTDLEIKASAEAFLEQISEKVKTRAWTVEKVERQFPAPENPDITHDDLIRVLDSQLGEDRIVIADAGTNQVMAMDMKVYRHNSYFNPLIFNAMGSAIPAGIGAKIASPEREVVSIIGDAGFQACFNELITAVEYKVNFLIVLVQDNVQHFLRMNQMMKHGKPFATDVFPIDYTKVVEGIGVKVFEVKKKDDLKRITEEAINSSYKYPTLLRVHVTPNSVPTILFRRS; translated from the coding sequence ATGGCAAAATCTACAGCCGAAATTTTGATAGATTCCATATCCTCCCAGATATCAGATGTTTTCGGGATAGCAGGAACTCATGGACTGAGCCTTTTTGAGGAAATAAGGAAGAAAACTGAGAAAGGGGAACTCAAATACTTTATGCCTAGGCTAGAGTACGGAGGAGCTATAATGGCAGATTACTATGCAAGGGTAAAGGAGAATGTTGGTGTGTTCATATCAGTAAACGGTCCAGGTTTCACCAATTCCCTAACAGGTCTAGCTGAAGCTTATTCTGAAGGTTCGCCCTTAGTCTTAATATCACTCAATAAGGAGTTCAAATATCGTAATGACAAGCAACTGCATGACATGGGCTATTATGATGCACAGTTAGAGTTAGCTAGACAAGTGACAAAGGCTTCCTTTAGAATTTATTCCGCATCTGAAGCCCAATCCACCATAGAAAAAGCATTCAGAATAGCATTAGAGGACAAAATGGGTCCAGTGTATGTTGAAGTTCCAGTGGATGTACTTGAGGATTCAACAGACACAGAATTGAAAAATCAATCAAAGATAGGTAGAAAATTAATTTATCCCACAAGGGATGAACTGAGGGAGGCTGTCGATTTCATTAACTCATGTTCTAAGCCCATTCTGTTACTTGGTTACGGCGCATCGAGATCTAATGTTCTGAAATATGTGGAGAAACTGGGTATCCCGGTACTAGTTACTGTCAGGGGCAAAGGCGCAATACCCGAGGACCATCCCCTATATGCGGGAAACATATTTGAAATGTCAGAGGTGCCTGGCGATTGTTTGATAGCCATAGGGACTTCCTTTAATTCTCTTGAAATGTGGAACTGGACAACTAAATTGCCTTCTAAAATATTGCATGTTGATGTAGACGTTTCAGTTTTTAACAACAGTGTTAAAACCGATCTTGAGATAAAGGCTAGTGCTGAAGCATTCTTGGAACAGATATCTGAAAAGGTTAAGACAAGGGCATGGACAGTCGAGAAGGTAGAACGTCAATTCCCAGCCCCTGAGAATCCTGATATTACCCATGACGATCTTATCAGAGTTTTAGATAGCCAATTAGGTGAAGATAGGATTGTGATAGCCGATGCGGGTACAAACCAAGTAATGGCAATGGATATGAAAGTATATAGGCATAACTCTTACTTTAATCCCTTAATCTTCAACGCAATGGGGTCAGCTATACCGGCTGGAATAGGTGCTAAAATAGCCTCACCAGAGAGGGAAGTGGTCAGTATAATCGGAGATGCCGGTTTTCAGGCTTGCTTCAATGAATTAATTACTGCTGTGGAATATAAGGTAAATTTCTTGATAGTGCTGGTTCAAGATAATGTACAACACTTCTTGAGGATGAATCAGATGATGAAGCACGGTAAGCCCTTTGCGACTGATGTATTTCCTATAGATTACACGAAGGTTGTTGAAGGTATTGGTGTAAAGGTTTTTGAAGTTAAGAAGAAAGACGACTTAAAGAGGATCACCGAAGAGGCAATAAATTCATCATATAAGTATCCTACTCTCCTAAGAGTTCACGTTACTCCCAATAGCGTACCAACAATATTATTCAGGAGGAGTTGA
- a CDS encoding quinol oxidase subunit II SoxA: MDANNRKKLTLKDYIWWVVSIVAFFVAFEWIGDFGRLAYLTSSPITSYVENLYTATYLTAGIVFALFMGSIVFLAVRFRAPSPTTEVRRISTLTYYYIALVMDLIAGVVITYLMTTISYEFLIGALASADVFIFGSIIYLIYKMYFTD; this comes from the coding sequence ATGGATGCTAACAACAGGAAGAAATTGACTTTAAAGGATTATATATGGTGGGTGGTTAGTATTGTAGCGTTCTTTGTTGCCTTTGAGTGGATAGGCGATTTTGGCAGGTTAGCTTATTTGACGTCAAGTCCAATTACCAGTTATGTAGAGAATCTTTATACAGCAACATATTTGACAGCAGGAATTGTTTTCGCCCTATTTATGGGGAGTATTGTATTTCTTGCAGTCAGATTCAGAGCTCCTTCACCTACTACAGAGGTAAGGAGAATAAGTACACTAACTTACTATTACATAGCTCTAGTCATGGATCTAATTGCAGGCGTAGTTATAACCTATTTGATGACAACAATTTCATATGAGTTTTTAATAGGTGCGTTAGCGTCAGCGGACGTTTTTATATTTGGGTCAATAATTTATTTAATATACAAAATGTATTTCACAGACTAA
- a CDS encoding cytochrome B558 subunit B, giving the protein MERGRILELTTIVLAAVVLIVLGVISDGYLALINSGNYLSTQQKQDAIVIKVIAFQYAWEFVYPNGTTTIDKLVIEANQTYLLEIQSKDVIHAFYIPQLGFKFEAIPGYVYDFYIMVKTPGTYDIWCAEFCGPGHYTMRGTLIVVS; this is encoded by the coding sequence ATGGAAAGAGGTAGAATATTAGAATTAACAACTATAGTTCTTGCGGCAGTTGTCTTAATTGTGCTAGGTGTAATATCGGACGGGTATTTAGCCCTTATAAACAGTGGTAATTACTTGTCAACACAACAGAAACAAGATGCAATAGTCATTAAGGTTATAGCTTTTCAGTATGCATGGGAGTTTGTTTATCCCAACGGAACTACCACTATAGATAAGTTAGTGATTGAAGCTAATCAGACCTATTTACTGGAAATACAGTCAAAGGACGTCATTCATGCATTCTATATACCGCAGTTAGGGTTCAAGTTTGAGGCTATCCCTGGATATGTATACGATTTCTACATAATGGTGAAGACCCCAGGTACATATGATATATGGTGTGCTGAATTCTGCGGTCCTGGTCATTACACCATGAGAGGAACTCTCATAGTGGTGAGTTAA